A genomic window from Ruminiclostridium cellulolyticum H10 includes:
- a CDS encoding type I polyketide synthase: MIDNLSKKDIFEMVRHGKMKSEEALMQFKKIHAALTEPKDSEEIVYYSPDMVREDVDPEVEKTLSGNILIFETDESLSGALKAEMGQRGNVVSVKPGTDFEDKGNNIFQINPGDRQHYLQLMNSLHTAGIMPDKVLHLWSGDEFSRKGEALKSSLTKGIYSTLFLLRELMEQKPKNPIKFLYGYFAKGDSIQPQHSAINGFIKSVAKENPIFVFKTVELRDLGLNEGTSPELLANILKYELNAEGANQVCYQGETRFIRQLNKFDFADNAESPLKTVQEGVYLITGGAGGLGFEFAKHLAKTEKAKLVLAGRSELGIDKEQRLETLRDMGSEVIYIKCDISKKYEAEMLIREAKAKFKGINGIIHCAGVIQDSFVLKKTADEMENVFSPKIYGTINIDEASKNEKLDFFVLFSSTTAELGNTGQSDYAFSNSFMDYYARLRQKEGRPGKTLSINWPFWKNGGMKVGQETLDMIRESTGMSPLDTEEGIKAFQLGLCSDKVQFLVVKGDDKRIREMLQKTCTIREVRTATPTSMEDINGDELKTHTETYLKTILSKEIRLAPAKIDPNEPMEKYGIDSVMVMNLTRELEKHFGDLPKTLFFEYQSISELTNYFIDKHFDKLIDKIGSFLKPKAKQELTSPVERKAAAHVKRPRFASRVTREPSVEARTEDDDIAVIGLSGRYPMAGNVEEFWENLKVGNDCITEIPQERWNYKKDFDPHKEKKGKSYSKWGGFIDDVDKFDPLFFNISPKEAEILDPQERIFLQNAWHTFEDAGYPRDMISGKAVGVFVGVMYGQYQLYGAEESMKGNNIGLQSSHASIANRVSYFFNLNGPSIGLDTMCSSSLTAIHLACESLKRNETEMALAGGVNVSIHPNKYIFLSQGKFVSSEGKCRAFGKGGDGYVPGEGVGSVLLKSLKKAVADGDRIYAVIKSVSVNHDGKTNGYTVPNPNAQAKVISNALKKAKINPREISYIEAHGTGTSLGDPIEIAGITKAFEEFTKDKQFCAIGSSKSNIGHLESAAGIAAVTKLLLQFKHKQLVPSIHSEELNPNISFTDTPFVVQNSLEEWKKPVINEKGISKTCPRVAGVSSFGAGGANAHIIFEEYEGNLVIPKLKKEGSKIFVLSAKNVERLNEYAGKVYDYLCAKGGETDLTAVVYTLQLRRDEMEERLAIEVADMNELKAALGDYCNGKRNNENIYTGNIKESKSQFEFLLNGIEGDRFVKTIIEEAKYSKLAQLWVAGIKIDWGLLYTTESATPVELPLYPFSKEHYWVPISNTSKGEFGKKEKIHALLGVNISNLKEQMFKTEFIGDELLLSEHIVGGQKLLPGAAYIEMALVAAEISAESKVARIKNIVWAKPFVIGEKPKDIHISLHAKGGEVEYEVFTATEFDRIVHSKGRISFSPHNNSVYGKGHIDIEAIKSRCFSVTSTEECYKRFSGLGFDYGNSFRTIKELYSSNSESLACLELPESFDYTADCFTLHPLLLDGAFQTVSGLVGNMETEGIYYPFALGRLEIRARLQGKCYAWARSANGEGAGSKVRNFDIDIVDEAGNLIAGIKDFSLKAAEKKNVGGKGDKEVMEMLNKLYEGELKSDQVAQYMGVKIVV, encoded by the coding sequence ATGATAGACAATTTAAGCAAAAAGGATATTTTTGAAATGGTCAGGCATGGCAAAATGAAGTCCGAAGAAGCTTTGATGCAGTTTAAAAAGATACACGCAGCCTTGACCGAACCAAAGGATAGCGAGGAGATAGTATATTACAGTCCTGATATGGTGAGGGAAGACGTTGACCCGGAAGTTGAAAAAACCTTATCCGGCAATATACTAATTTTTGAAACCGATGAAAGCTTATCTGGTGCATTAAAGGCCGAAATGGGACAAAGAGGGAATGTGGTGTCGGTAAAACCGGGAACCGACTTTGAGGATAAAGGGAATAATATATTTCAAATAAATCCGGGTGACAGACAACACTATTTACAGCTTATGAATTCATTGCATACGGCAGGAATTATGCCGGACAAGGTGCTGCACCTGTGGTCTGGCGATGAGTTTTCCAGAAAAGGTGAGGCTTTGAAATCCTCGCTTACAAAGGGCATCTATTCTACACTGTTTCTCCTTAGGGAGTTGATGGAACAAAAACCTAAGAATCCTATAAAGTTTTTGTACGGATACTTTGCAAAGGGTGACTCCATACAGCCGCAACATAGTGCAATCAATGGGTTTATCAAATCAGTGGCAAAAGAAAATCCTATATTTGTATTTAAGACAGTAGAGTTAAGAGACTTAGGACTGAATGAAGGTACAAGCCCGGAGTTGCTTGCCAATATTTTAAAGTACGAGTTAAATGCCGAAGGTGCAAATCAGGTGTGCTACCAAGGAGAAACCAGATTTATAAGACAGCTAAATAAATTTGATTTTGCCGACAATGCTGAGAGCCCTTTAAAAACCGTTCAAGAAGGCGTTTACTTGATAACCGGAGGTGCCGGAGGTCTGGGATTCGAATTTGCAAAGCACCTTGCAAAGACAGAGAAGGCAAAACTTGTACTGGCGGGGCGTTCGGAACTCGGAATTGATAAGGAACAAAGGCTCGAGACTCTAAGGGACATGGGTTCTGAAGTAATCTACATAAAATGTGACATATCAAAAAAATATGAAGCAGAAATGCTTATACGTGAAGCTAAAGCCAAATTCAAAGGTATTAACGGAATAATTCACTGTGCAGGGGTTATACAGGACTCCTTTGTGCTAAAGAAAACGGCCGACGAGATGGAAAATGTTTTTTCGCCTAAAATATACGGAACCATAAATATTGACGAGGCCTCTAAGAATGAAAAATTGGACTTTTTCGTGTTGTTTTCTTCTACAACTGCAGAATTGGGAAACACCGGACAAAGCGATTATGCCTTCAGCAACAGCTTTATGGATTATTATGCAAGGCTTCGCCAAAAAGAAGGAAGACCAGGCAAAACGCTCTCAATAAACTGGCCGTTTTGGAAAAACGGAGGCATGAAGGTAGGGCAAGAGACCCTGGATATGATTAGAGAATCTACAGGTATGAGCCCCTTGGATACCGAGGAGGGTATAAAAGCCTTCCAACTTGGTTTATGCTCGGACAAGGTTCAGTTTCTAGTGGTAAAAGGAGACGATAAAAGAATAAGGGAAATGCTCCAAAAGACATGCACTATTAGGGAGGTACGTACAGCAACACCGACAAGCATGGAGGATATTAACGGAGACGAGCTTAAAACCCATACCGAAACCTACCTTAAAACTATACTCTCTAAAGAAATAAGGCTTGCCCCTGCGAAAATAGACCCAAATGAGCCTATGGAGAAATACGGCATAGATTCGGTAATGGTAATGAATCTGACAAGGGAGCTGGAAAAACACTTCGGGGACCTTCCGAAAACACTGTTCTTCGAGTATCAGAGTATAAGTGAACTGACAAACTACTTTATAGACAAACATTTTGACAAACTTATAGATAAAATAGGATCTTTCTTAAAGCCTAAGGCAAAACAGGAACTAACGTCACCAGTTGAAAGAAAAGCGGCTGCCCACGTAAAAAGACCGAGATTTGCTTCAAGGGTAACACGGGAGCCTTCCGTTGAGGCAAGGACAGAAGATGACGACATTGCAGTAATAGGCTTGAGTGGACGTTATCCTATGGCCGGAAATGTTGAGGAATTCTGGGAGAACTTAAAGGTAGGAAATGATTGCATTACCGAGATCCCTCAAGAACGTTGGAACTACAAAAAAGACTTTGATCCACACAAAGAAAAGAAGGGAAAGAGTTACAGCAAGTGGGGCGGATTTATTGATGACGTGGATAAATTTGATCCTCTTTTTTTTAATATATCGCCCAAGGAAGCTGAGATACTTGATCCCCAAGAAAGAATATTTCTTCAGAATGCGTGGCACACTTTTGAGGATGCTGGATATCCCAGAGACATGATATCGGGCAAAGCTGTGGGCGTATTTGTGGGAGTCATGTATGGACAATACCAATTATACGGTGCAGAGGAGTCTATGAAGGGCAATAATATAGGACTTCAGTCTTCTCATGCATCCATAGCCAATAGGGTGTCCTATTTCTTTAATTTGAACGGACCCAGTATAGGCCTTGATACAATGTGTTCTTCCTCACTAACTGCCATTCATCTAGCATGTGAAAGCTTGAAAAGGAATGAAACCGAGATGGCTTTGGCCGGGGGGGTTAATGTATCAATTCATCCCAACAAATATATTTTCCTGAGCCAAGGAAAATTTGTGTCAAGTGAAGGAAAATGCAGAGCCTTCGGAAAGGGCGGAGACGGATATGTGCCCGGGGAAGGCGTGGGTTCAGTACTTTTAAAATCCCTTAAAAAGGCTGTAGCAGACGGAGACAGGATTTATGCCGTAATAAAATCTGTTTCGGTAAATCATGACGGTAAGACAAACGGGTATACTGTGCCAAATCCTAATGCACAGGCAAAAGTCATTTCAAACGCATTAAAGAAGGCAAAGATTAACCCAAGAGAAATAAGCTATATAGAAGCCCACGGTACCGGCACTTCATTGGGTGATCCCATAGAAATTGCAGGGATTACAAAAGCTTTTGAAGAGTTTACGAAAGACAAGCAATTTTGTGCAATAGGTTCTTCAAAATCAAACATTGGTCATCTTGAGTCTGCCGCAGGAATAGCAGCTGTTACAAAGCTTCTGCTGCAGTTTAAGCACAAACAGCTTGTTCCTTCCATCCACTCTGAGGAGTTAAATCCTAATATATCATTTACCGACACCCCTTTTGTTGTCCAGAATTCTCTGGAAGAGTGGAAAAAGCCTGTCATAAATGAAAAAGGAATCTCAAAGACCTGCCCCCGAGTGGCAGGTGTAAGCTCTTTTGGGGCAGGAGGTGCCAATGCCCACATAATATTTGAGGAGTATGAGGGGAATCTGGTTATTCCTAAGCTTAAAAAGGAAGGATCAAAAATATTCGTACTTTCTGCTAAGAACGTTGAGAGGCTTAATGAATATGCCGGCAAGGTATATGATTATTTATGTGCAAAGGGTGGCGAAACAGATTTGACTGCCGTTGTGTATACACTACAGCTTAGAAGGGACGAGATGGAAGAAAGACTTGCCATTGAAGTGGCAGACATGAACGAATTAAAAGCAGCACTGGGGGACTACTGTAATGGTAAAAGAAATAATGAAAATATATATACCGGCAATATAAAGGAGAGTAAGTCACAATTTGAATTTCTTTTAAACGGAATTGAAGGAGACAGATTTGTTAAAACCATAATTGAAGAGGCTAAATACTCTAAGCTTGCCCAACTTTGGGTAGCGGGAATAAAAATAGATTGGGGTCTGTTGTATACCACAGAAAGTGCGACACCGGTAGAGTTGCCACTGTACCCATTTTCGAAGGAGCACTATTGGGTACCGATTTCAAATACCTCAAAGGGTGAGTTTGGAAAGAAAGAGAAAATTCACGCTCTTCTTGGTGTAAATATTTCAAACCTGAAGGAGCAGATGTTTAAAACAGAATTTATCGGCGATGAGCTTCTTCTTTCAGAGCATATTGTGGGAGGTCAGAAGCTGCTGCCTGGAGCCGCGTACATAGAAATGGCTCTGGTTGCGGCAGAAATTTCCGCCGAGAGCAAGGTGGCAAGAATCAAGAATATAGTATGGGCAAAGCCCTTTGTGATAGGCGAAAAACCGAAAGACATCCATATAAGCCTTCATGCAAAAGGGGGCGAGGTTGAGTATGAGGTGTTTACGGCAACCGAATTTGACAGGATTGTCCATTCAAAAGGCAGAATCAGCTTTAGCCCTCATAACAATTCTGTTTACGGGAAAGGGCATATTGATATAGAAGCTATTAAGAGCAGATGCTTCAGTGTTACTAGCACAGAAGAGTGCTATAAAAGGTTCTCTGGTTTAGGCTTTGACTACGGTAACAGCTTCAGGACAATAAAGGAGCTTTACTCAAGTAACAGCGAAAGTCTAGCATGTCTTGAATTACCTGAAAGTTTTGACTATACCGCTGACTGCTTTACCCTGCACCCTCTGTTGCTTGACGGTGCATTCCAGACGGTTTCGGGATTGGTTGGAAATATGGAAACGGAAGGCATATATTATCCCTTTGCCTTGGGGAGACTTGAAATAAGAGCTCGACTGCAGGGTAAGTGCTATGCTTGGGCAAGGTCGGCAAACGGTGAGGGAGCAGGGTCTAAGGTGCGTAATTTTGATATAGATATTGTGGACGAGGCAGGAAACTTAATTGCGGGGATTAAGGATTTTTCACTGAAAGCGGCAGAGAAGAAAAATGTCGGCGGCAAAGGAGACAAGGAAGTTATGGAGATGCTTAACAAATTGTATGAGGGAGAACTTAAGTCTGATCAGGTGGCACAGTATATGGGGGTGAAAATAGTTGTATAA